The sequence GTAGAGAAGAGAGTTTCATAGCTTATATTCTATTTCCTAGTTCTTTGGTTTGATGGCAACACCTTCAATGACAAGCCCTGTCTTCCACATGCCACCTTCATGTTCATACATAGATATCTCCATCTCACCAACATCTTTCTCAGATGCCACAAACTCACCTACTAGAATCTCTATCCAGCTCTCCCTAGACTTCTCCATTAAATTTTCCTTGTGTTGTTGTTTCTTTCCTCCAGGAAGGACAAGTCTAACATTTATTGGAAGTTCCCACCCCTGAGCCGAATCTTTCAACATTACAATAAATGACACTTGATATAGAATTCCAGGTGAAAGCATTCCAGTGCCAAATTTTCCATTCACTTCTAGCCAGCATACCATTTTCAGTTTAGCCAACTCTATCATTGAGCCACTGCAACCAACATGcatatacatataaaacaagtTTAACTAGCCATATTGGACTAAGTTAActagacatatatatatatatatatatatatatatatatatatatatatatatatatatatatatatatatatatatatatatatatgtgtgtgtgtgtgtaacaaATTGTTATGAAGGCAAAAACAAACAATATAACTAACCTGCttgtgaattttaatttatagatatACTCTGTTGatcatttttctctcaattttaatttgagatgatattttaaggttaaattagttttttttctttaatttattttttagatttaatttgattttttaatttttttttcaatttgattctctaatttttaaaatcgattCAATTTGATCTTACCATCTAAATTAGGTTAAtggtattaataaattatattttgtggcAGTTTAAAATcgttcaataattttaaatcccacaaaatacatatttttcaatattgTTAGATTAATTTAAacgaaaaaattaaattgaatcagttttaaaaattagataatcaaattaaattaaaaaaaattaaagaatcaaatcgaacctaaataataaattaaaaagacaaaaaattaatttaacatattcttaattagtatttttaatttatatatctatatatattttttagtgaaaCTCTTACATAATTTGTGAAAAGTGTGTACCTTTCTTCTTTGTGCTGTACCCATTTCCAATAGTTTGGATTTTCTGCCCAGGTGATTGAGAGTGCTCTTGCGTACAGCATGAAACAGTTGCCGTTGGACTTCTTCTCTACCCAATATTTCTGTGTTACAAATAATGATAATCACTATGAAAATTGTTCAATCTGTAATTAAATAAACTCTTAAATTGCAGTTAGGGGATCGCGGTTGCAGTGAGTCAAAAAATCTTTACCTTATGAGCAATTGCAAAAAAATGCAACTAATATGGTTGTGATGCAATTGTGGTGATTCAAAAAA comes from Glycine soja cultivar W05 chromosome 20, ASM419377v2, whole genome shotgun sequence and encodes:
- the LOC114402460 gene encoding protein PHLOEM PROTEIN 2-LIKE A1-like; protein product: MGASESHEKLQSQQPQPQSQHVQHQQPQPQLHEPTRRRESSLLPPDQGNTKASKDRTKAVVDNNATMMPVKSLKGLPIPHNYEHILKSNADSPVDKSLLDKLYAGVFLDHKTKKYWVEKKSNGNCFMLYARALSITWAENPNYWKWVQHKEESGSMIELAKLKMVCWLEVNGKFGTGMLSPGILYQVSFIVMLKDSAQGWELPINVRLVLPGGKKQQHKENLMEKSRESWIEILVGEFVASEKDVGEMEISMYEHEGGMWKTGLVIEGVAIKPKN